From Pseudomonas sp. stari2, a single genomic window includes:
- a CDS encoding pirin family protein has protein sequence MLTLRKASDRGLANHGWLKSFHTFSFASYRDPREQGFSDLLVINDDRVAAGKGFGQHPHRDMEIFSYVLEGALEHKDTLGTGSVIRPGDVQLMSAGSGVAHSEFNHSATKPVHFLQIWIVPDVSGAKPRYQQEHFSEQKKRGRLQLIISPEGNHGSLKVRQDARVYAGLFDGEESATLKLPANRFAYVHVARGSVELNGVQLKEGDGVRVREEQALTLSNGHDAEVLVFDLRPQELPEMP, from the coding sequence ATGCTGACCCTTCGTAAAGCTTCCGACCGCGGTCTGGCCAATCATGGCTGGTTGAAGTCGTTCCACACCTTTTCCTTCGCCAGCTATCGTGACCCGCGTGAACAGGGTTTCTCCGACCTGCTGGTGATCAACGATGACCGCGTCGCCGCCGGCAAGGGCTTCGGCCAACACCCCCACCGAGACATGGAGATTTTCTCCTATGTGCTCGAAGGCGCCCTGGAACACAAGGACACCCTCGGCACCGGCTCGGTGATTCGCCCCGGCGATGTGCAACTGATGAGCGCCGGCAGCGGCGTGGCCCACAGCGAGTTCAACCATTCGGCGACCAAACCTGTGCACTTCCTGCAGATCTGGATCGTACCAGACGTCAGCGGCGCGAAACCGCGTTACCAGCAAGAGCACTTCAGCGAGCAGAAAAAACGCGGTCGTCTGCAACTGATCATCTCGCCCGAAGGCAACCACGGCTCGCTGAAAGTGCGCCAGGATGCACGGGTGTATGCCGGGCTGTTCGATGGCGAGGAAAGTGCCACCCTCAAGCTGCCTGCCAACCGCTTCGCCTACGTACACGTTGCTCGCGGCAGCGTTGAACTGAACGGCGTGCAGTTGAAGGAAGGCGACGGCGTACGGGTTCGTGAAGAGCAGGCACTGACCCTGAGCAATGGCCATGATGCCGAAGTCCTGGTGTTTGATCTGCGCCCGCAGGAACTGCCGGAAATGCCATGA
- a CDS encoding GlxA family transcriptional regulator, whose amino-acid sequence MKTVAMVLFPEFLLLDMAGPLEVFSVANRYLKPQAHYHLTTLGTERGPLRASNGVLVHADRHIDEADECYDLLLVPGGPGAYNEKHPPLLAWLQDAVTRAGQYGSICTGAFVLGHAGLLDGYRVTTHWNYTERLIKGFPMANVATDQIFVEDRNLITSGGVTAGIDMALAVVARDHGKKIAQDVAKVLLVVMKRQGGQAQFSPLMAAVAPQETPITRVQNHVLENLEEAFTVERMASLANMSARHFARVFAREVNMTPMEFLQSARIDCARNLLETSDLPLKTVAYKSGFGSVRHMRFLFGEKLGLTPTQYREQFS is encoded by the coding sequence ATGAAGACCGTGGCAATGGTGCTGTTCCCGGAGTTTCTGCTGCTCGACATGGCCGGGCCGCTGGAGGTCTTTTCAGTTGCCAACCGTTACCTGAAACCGCAAGCCCACTATCACCTGACGACCCTGGGCACCGAGCGTGGGCCGTTGCGTGCGTCCAATGGCGTCCTCGTGCACGCCGATCGGCACATCGACGAAGCCGATGAGTGCTATGACTTGTTGCTGGTGCCGGGTGGCCCCGGCGCCTACAACGAAAAACACCCGCCGTTGCTCGCCTGGCTGCAGGACGCGGTCACGCGTGCCGGGCAATATGGCTCGATCTGTACCGGCGCCTTCGTGCTTGGACACGCCGGTTTGCTCGACGGCTACCGTGTAACCACCCACTGGAATTACACCGAACGCCTGATCAAGGGCTTTCCAATGGCAAACGTCGCAACTGACCAGATTTTTGTCGAGGATCGCAATCTGATCACGTCCGGGGGCGTCACGGCCGGCATCGATATGGCGTTGGCGGTGGTCGCTCGCGATCATGGCAAAAAGATTGCCCAGGACGTGGCCAAGGTGTTGCTGGTGGTGATGAAGCGCCAGGGTGGGCAAGCGCAGTTCAGCCCGTTGATGGCAGCAGTGGCGCCCCAGGAAACACCGATTACCCGGGTGCAGAACCATGTGCTGGAAAATCTGGAGGAAGCTTTCACCGTCGAGCGCATGGCAAGTCTTGCGAACATGAGTGCACGACACTTCGCTCGGGTGTTCGCCCGCGAGGTCAACATGACACCCATGGAATTCCTGCAAAGTGCGCGCATCGATTGCGCGCGCAATCTGCTGGAAACCAGCGATCTGCCGTTGAAGACCGTTGCCTATAAAAGCGGTTTCGGCAGCGTGCGGCACATGCGTTTTCTGTTCGGCGAAAAGCTCGGGCTGACCCCCACGCAATATCGCGAACAGTTCAGCTAG
- a CDS encoding winged helix-turn-helix domain-containing protein yields the protein MNSLNQLNSASVLRFGPYAFHLRQRLILEGDRQLRMGGRALDILQVLVERAGRVVSKEQLIALVWPTSVVEEINLRVHIAALRRALGDGENGQRYIVNVPQCGYSFVAPVQGDSVAQVVFESLQAPQHNLPARLTPVTGRDSLVGGLVRQLPLSRLLTVTGPAGVGKSTVALRAAELLLQHFRDGVWQVDLSLIDEDIPLLDHLLKTLDIDFPTLAARHALLVLDNCEHLHEACRSLLETLLDVAPRLSILATSREPLRLGREVLQPLPSLTLPKATALNSVDEVMGYSAVQLFVSRARARQHGFGLREQDLETVRDICRRLDGLPLAIELAAAQIDALALVGLQTQLDQGLQVLSHGRRTAVPRHQSMKAALDWSYQRLSEQEKRVLQRLSVFKMAFTLDAAIGVISCAQLPPSTLVAVVEQLAAKSLLAIDRSSGTLRYRMLNTTRRYAREQLEQGGELNDVERRHARYLGRTRPASRSRLTAQFVE from the coding sequence ATGAACAGCCTCAACCAATTGAACTCGGCGTCGGTCCTGCGTTTCGGCCCGTACGCGTTCCATTTGCGCCAACGGCTGATCCTCGAAGGGGATCGGCAATTGCGCATGGGCGGTCGTGCGCTGGATATCCTGCAGGTGCTGGTCGAGCGCGCCGGGCGGGTGGTCAGCAAAGAGCAATTGATTGCTCTGGTGTGGCCGACCTCGGTGGTCGAGGAGATCAACCTGCGTGTGCACATCGCCGCGTTGCGTAGGGCTCTCGGCGACGGCGAGAACGGTCAGCGCTACATTGTCAATGTGCCGCAATGCGGGTACAGCTTCGTGGCACCGGTGCAGGGCGACAGCGTCGCTCAGGTGGTTTTCGAAAGCCTGCAAGCGCCCCAGCATAACTTGCCCGCACGGCTTACGCCGGTCACCGGGCGCGACTCACTGGTCGGCGGTCTGGTCCGGCAACTGCCGTTGTCCCGGCTCCTGACGGTGACGGGACCTGCCGGCGTCGGCAAAAGCACCGTGGCGCTGCGCGCAGCGGAACTGCTGCTGCAACATTTTCGTGACGGCGTTTGGCAGGTCGATCTATCGCTGATCGATGAAGACATTCCGCTCCTCGATCACCTGCTGAAAACCCTCGACATCGACTTCCCCACATTGGCCGCGCGCCACGCCTTGCTGGTGCTGGACAACTGCGAACACCTGCACGAAGCCTGCCGGAGCCTGCTGGAAACGCTGCTCGACGTTGCCCCCCGTCTGTCGATTCTTGCCACCAGCCGCGAACCATTGCGCCTCGGTCGGGAAGTATTGCAACCACTGCCGTCCCTGACCCTTCCCAAAGCCACGGCGCTTAACAGCGTCGATGAGGTCATGGGCTATTCGGCGGTGCAGCTGTTTGTCAGTCGTGCCCGTGCGCGTCAACACGGGTTTGGTCTGCGTGAGCAGGATCTGGAAACGGTGCGCGATATCTGTCGACGCCTCGACGGCCTGCCGCTGGCGATCGAACTGGCAGCGGCGCAGATCGATGCGCTGGCGCTGGTCGGCCTTCAGACGCAACTGGATCAGGGTCTGCAAGTCCTGAGCCATGGACGCCGTACCGCTGTGCCACGCCATCAGTCGATGAAAGCTGCGCTGGACTGGAGCTATCAGCGCTTGAGCGAGCAGGAAAAACGTGTGCTGCAAAGGTTATCGGTGTTCAAGATGGCATTCACCCTGGACGCCGCCATCGGCGTGATCAGTTGTGCGCAATTACCACCCTCGACGCTGGTGGCTGTGGTTGAACAGTTGGCGGCCAAGTCGCTGCTGGCAATTGATCGATCTAGCGGAACACTGCGCTATCGAATGCTCAACACCACGCGCCGGTATGCCCGCGAGCAACTCGAGCAGGGCGGCGAACTGAACGATGTCGAGCGTCGGCACGCGCGTTACCTGGGCCGCACACGGCCAGCCTCACGCAGCCGACTGACCGCCCAATTCGTCGAGTAG